In one Sandaracinaceae bacterium genomic region, the following are encoded:
- a CDS encoding YhfC family intramembrane metalloprotease, with protein sequence MAESSALVLAYVVEILVILGATLSLLGWLRSRTRVSYRIAALGALGFILSQVVHLPLNLGLGRLLPSAPGQLWISALALGLSAGLCEELTRYALLRTLAKGVRHEGSALMLGAGHGGIEALIIAGMATLGLVNLLVLGNDPSAFLSGLGPRERAEALVEIAALQDIPAFLPLVAALERLMVLPFHLAATLLVTLGVVRRDLRYVLAAVLFHALLDAPTVWLLWHHGGLAAEVWVFAMMVLSLTLLWALGRALPRVDTDATPRPEPSGAPVELVGASKRYGAHVLALRSASLSIEPGTRTCLLGPNGAGKTTAIRMLTGAIATSAGHAFLFGRESEDPDFLAAKRKLGVVPQLPGMYDDLSVRAWLELVRDLYGSGDLDVVAAELGLTPLLERPMGKLSGGQKRRVSVAAAVIAQPELLLLDEPTAGLDPVATREVLDYLSALSPAHTILLCTHDLAEAERLCDRVVVMSGGRVLVHEAIETLRGRVAPTLSLRLLQGGERAEAVLQAAGWSCTREGAAWVVPAPHPEADAPRVLRALLEAGVDVLECRVVRPTLEDLFLDIVASSTKPDPSAMTQGLDADVLSTLEPLSPPFPLRDLLGAATKRLMAKEWRQLRASGAAFWTSLLVPVLMLLLIPQTFVLAVANNPPEAPNEASPISFGLLADIVSDPTRLGVAFLPLFITLSALIAPTSLITHSIVQERETRTLELLVALPVRIQQVIAAKLATAYLAAMGVCGACLLVLCVELLVFGLADVLELVALVVLLASATAYATAASLLVALLAKDFRTANNLAGAVIGPAIVLVMVGMLVISGVVLRPLALSLLFALGALVIGRAALRAATFERLLE encoded by the coding sequence ATGGCCGAGAGCAGCGCGCTCGTGCTGGCGTACGTGGTGGAGATCCTCGTGATCCTGGGCGCCACGCTGAGCCTCTTGGGCTGGCTGCGCAGCCGCACGCGCGTGTCGTATCGCATCGCGGCGCTGGGGGCGCTGGGCTTCATCCTGTCTCAGGTGGTGCACCTGCCGCTCAACCTGGGGCTGGGTCGGCTACTGCCGAGCGCGCCGGGGCAGCTGTGGATCAGCGCGCTCGCCCTCGGCCTGAGCGCCGGGCTGTGCGAAGAGCTCACGCGCTACGCCCTGCTGCGCACGCTGGCCAAGGGCGTGCGTCACGAGGGCTCGGCGCTGATGCTCGGCGCGGGGCACGGCGGCATCGAGGCGCTGATCATCGCGGGCATGGCCACGCTCGGGCTCGTGAACCTGCTGGTGCTGGGCAACGACCCGAGCGCGTTCCTGAGCGGACTCGGCCCCCGCGAGCGCGCCGAGGCGCTGGTGGAGATCGCGGCGCTGCAGGACATCCCCGCGTTCCTGCCCCTGGTCGCGGCGCTCGAGCGCCTGATGGTGCTGCCCTTCCACTTGGCAGCCACGCTGCTGGTGACGCTGGGCGTAGTGCGCCGTGACCTGCGCTACGTGCTGGCGGCGGTGCTGTTCCACGCGCTGCTGGACGCGCCCACGGTGTGGCTGTTGTGGCACCACGGGGGGCTGGCTGCCGAGGTGTGGGTGTTCGCGATGATGGTGCTGAGCCTCACGCTACTGTGGGCGCTGGGACGCGCGCTGCCGCGGGTGGACACGGACGCCACCCCGCGCCCCGAGCCCTCTGGCGCGCCGGTGGAGCTGGTGGGCGCCAGCAAGCGCTACGGAGCGCACGTGCTCGCCTTGCGAAGCGCCTCGCTGAGCATCGAACCGGGTACCCGCACGTGCCTGCTGGGGCCCAACGGCGCCGGCAAGACCACCGCCATCCGCATGCTGACGGGCGCCATCGCCACGAGCGCGGGGCACGCCTTCTTGTTCGGGCGCGAGAGCGAGGACCCCGACTTCCTGGCCGCGAAGCGCAAGCTGGGCGTGGTGCCGCAGCTGCCGGGCATGTACGACGACCTGAGCGTGCGGGCGTGGCTCGAGCTCGTGCGCGACCTGTACGGCAGCGGCGACCTCGACGTGGTGGCCGCCGAGCTGGGCCTCACGCCGTTGCTGGAGCGCCCCATGGGCAAGCTCTCGGGGGGGCAGAAGCGGCGCGTGAGCGTGGCGGCCGCCGTCATCGCGCAGCCCGAGTTGCTGCTGCTGGACGAGCCCACCGCGGGGCTCGACCCCGTGGCCACGCGCGAGGTGCTGGACTACCTGAGCGCGCTGTCGCCCGCGCACACCATCCTGCTCTGCACGCACGACCTGGCCGAGGCCGAACGCCTGTGCGACCGCGTGGTGGTGATGAGCGGTGGCCGTGTGTTGGTGCACGAAGCCATCGAGACGCTGCGGGGGCGCGTGGCGCCCACCCTCTCGCTGCGCCTCTTGCAGGGCGGCGAACGCGCCGAGGCCGTGCTCCAGGCGGCGGGCTGGTCATGCACGCGTGAGGGGGCGGCGTGGGTGGTGCCCGCGCCGCACCCGGAGGCCGACGCGCCGCGGGTGCTGCGCGCACTCTTGGAAGCCGGTGTGGACGTGCTGGAGTGCCGCGTAGTGCGGCCCACGCTCGAAGACCTCTTCCTCGACATCGTGGCGAGCTCCACGAAGCCGGACCCGAGCGCCATGACGCAGGGCCTCGATGCGGACGTGCTGTCCACGCTGGAGCCGCTCTCTCCGCCCTTCCCGCTGCGCGATCTGCTGGGCGCGGCGACCAAGCGTCTGATGGCGAAGGAGTGGCGGCAGCTGCGCGCGAGCGGGGCCGCGTTCTGGACCAGTCTGTTGGTCCCCGTCCTGATGCTGCTGCTCATCCCGCAGACCTTCGTCCTCGCGGTCGCGAACAACCCGCCGGAGGCACCCAATGAAGCGTCCCCCATCTCGTTCGGGCTGCTCGCCGACATCGTGAGCGACCCCACGCGCCTCGGCGTGGCCTTTCTGCCCCTCTTCATCACCCTCTCGGCGTTGATTGCGCCCACCTCGCTGATCACGCACTCCATCGTGCAAGAGCGTGAGACGCGCACGCTCGAGCTGCTGGTGGCGCTGCCCGTGCGCATCCAGCAGGTGATCGCTGCCAAGCTGGCCACCGCCTACCTCGCCGCCATGGGGGTGTGCGGGGCGTGCCTGCTGGTGCTGTGCGTGGAGCTGCTGGTCTTCGGGCTGGCGGATGTCCTCGAGCTGGTGGCGCTCGTGGTGCTGTTGGCGTCGGCCACCGCCTACGCCACCGCCGCGTCGTTGCTCGTGGCCCTGCTGGCCAAAGACTTCCGCACCGCCAACAACCTGGCGGGCGCGGTGATCGGGCCGGCCATCGTGTTGGTCATGGTGGGCATGCTGGTGATCTCTGGAGTCGTGCTGCGGCCTCTGGCGCTCTCGCTGCTCTTCGCGCTGGGCGCCCTGGTGATCGGTCGGGCGGCCCTGCGGGCAGCCACCTTCGAGCGGCTGCTGGAGTAG
- a CDS encoding methyltransferase domain-containing protein has product MGARGADRLALIHDIYGPTSRRVLSQVDLRGKRVLELACGTGTMTRFLAKEVGPNGCVVGLDSSEAQLSAARARCADLPNVEWLRGDASDTDLPHGAFDVVYLRLLLMHVPEPLRVLLHAHDLLRPGGVIVCEEAAVDSTFTDPPVPEQRELHTLANQMACGRGCDFNVARRLASLVHAAGFIRVVPSAHQPVYVSGPEKQLEVASFAEALTHWRDASAVTRARGQAVVDALRAATLDDECAYGLSMMMQVRAQRPLS; this is encoded by the coding sequence GTGGGTGCGCGCGGGGCCGACCGCCTCGCGCTCATCCACGACATCTACGGACCCACGAGCCGGCGCGTGCTCTCGCAGGTGGATCTGCGCGGCAAGCGCGTGCTGGAGCTGGCCTGCGGGACCGGCACCATGACGCGCTTCCTGGCTAAAGAGGTGGGCCCCAACGGCTGTGTGGTGGGCCTGGACTCGAGCGAGGCCCAGCTGAGCGCCGCACGCGCGCGCTGCGCCGACCTGCCCAACGTGGAGTGGTTGCGCGGCGACGCCAGCGACACGGACCTGCCCCACGGCGCCTTCGACGTGGTCTACCTGCGGCTCCTGCTCATGCACGTGCCCGAGCCGTTGCGCGTGTTGCTGCACGCGCACGACTTGCTGCGCCCCGGTGGCGTGATCGTCTGCGAGGAGGCCGCCGTGGACAGCACCTTCACGGACCCACCCGTGCCCGAGCAGCGCGAGCTACACACCCTGGCCAACCAGATGGCGTGCGGCCGGGGCTGTGACTTCAACGTGGCGCGGCGCCTGGCCTCCCTGGTGCACGCCGCCGGCTTCATCCGAGTGGTGCCCAGCGCCCACCAGCCGGTCTACGTGAGCGGCCCCGAGAAGCAGCTGGAGGTGGCCAGCTTTGCCGAGGCGCTGACCCACTGGCGCGATGCGTCGGCCGTGACACGAGCGCGTGGGCAGGCCGTGGTGGACGCGCTGCGCGCGGCGACGCTGGATGACGAGTGCGCCTACGGGCTGAGCATGATGATGCAGGTGCGCGCCCAGAGGCCCCTGAGCTGA
- the glmS gene encoding glutamine--fructose-6-phosphate transaminase (isomerizing): MCGIVGYIGDESSAPILLDGLRRLEYRGYDSAGLAIHSPSGIQVVRAVGKLRNLERALEERPLAGTVGIGHTRWATHGRPSEVNAHPHVAGPVAVVHNGIIENHVALRAELRAAGCEILSDTDTELVAHLVRREVDGGQNLETAVRRSLARLHGAYAIAVLSSLEPGRIVVAKHSSPLVLGIGEGATYCASDVPALLPYTRNMLFMEDGEMAVLEASGVTVTTVAGAPVHRAVQRIDWSPAMAEKAGYKHFMLKEIFEQPRALEDTFRGRLDREAGDIHSAEVGLTDADAKAIKRVVLLACGTSHHAAMAGRYWLESLARIPTVVELASEFRGRDAVVGEGDLIIAVSQSGETLDTLVAAKEAKQKGAKVLAIANVIGSAIPRMADATFYTHAGPEIGVASTKCFSAQLANLVMFAIWLGRRREALSPERTRELVEALARIPQHMADTLNGTRQLVANLARRYMEARDVLFLGRGLSFPIALEGALKLKEISYVHAEGYAAGEMKHGPIALIDSHVPVLVLVPRDDNYERSLSNLQEAKAREAMVIAIANEGDADARDAADDLIEIAAVDPQLTPFMTVLPLQLYAYYVADYKGTDVDQPRNLAKTVTVE, from the coding sequence ATGTGCGGCATTGTCGGATACATCGGTGACGAATCTTCGGCTCCCATCCTGCTCGACGGCCTGCGGCGCCTCGAGTACCGCGGCTACGACTCGGCGGGCCTGGCCATCCACAGCCCGAGCGGGATCCAGGTGGTGCGCGCCGTGGGCAAGCTGCGCAACCTGGAGCGGGCCCTCGAAGAGCGGCCGCTCGCGGGCACGGTGGGCATCGGCCACACGCGCTGGGCCACGCACGGGCGCCCGAGCGAGGTGAACGCGCACCCGCACGTCGCGGGCCCGGTGGCCGTGGTGCACAACGGCATCATCGAGAACCACGTGGCCCTGCGCGCCGAGCTGCGCGCGGCCGGCTGCGAGATCCTCTCGGACACCGACACCGAGCTGGTGGCCCACCTGGTGCGGCGCGAGGTGGACGGCGGGCAGAACCTCGAGACGGCCGTGCGCCGCTCGCTCGCGCGCCTGCACGGGGCCTACGCCATCGCGGTGCTGTCCAGCCTCGAGCCCGGGCGCATCGTGGTGGCCAAGCACTCGTCGCCGCTGGTGCTGGGCATTGGCGAGGGCGCCACCTACTGCGCCAGCGACGTGCCGGCGCTGCTGCCCTACACGCGCAACATGCTGTTCATGGAGGATGGCGAGATGGCCGTGCTCGAGGCCAGCGGCGTGACGGTCACCACGGTGGCCGGTGCCCCGGTGCACCGCGCCGTGCAGCGCATCGACTGGTCGCCCGCCATGGCCGAGAAGGCCGGCTACAAGCACTTCATGTTGAAAGAGATCTTCGAGCAGCCGCGGGCCCTCGAGGACACCTTCCGCGGGCGCCTCGACCGTGAAGCCGGCGACATCCACAGCGCCGAGGTGGGCCTCACCGACGCGGACGCGAAGGCCATCAAGCGCGTGGTGCTCTTGGCGTGCGGCACTAGCCACCACGCCGCCATGGCGGGGCGCTACTGGCTCGAGTCGCTGGCGCGCATCCCCACCGTGGTGGAGCTGGCCAGCGAGTTCCGCGGGCGCGACGCCGTGGTGGGCGAAGGCGACCTGATCATCGCCGTCAGCCAGTCGGGCGAGACGCTGGACACGCTGGTGGCCGCCAAGGAGGCCAAGCAGAAGGGCGCCAAGGTGCTGGCCATCGCCAACGTCATCGGCAGCGCCATCCCGCGCATGGCCGACGCCACCTTCTACACGCACGCCGGCCCCGAGATCGGCGTGGCCTCCACCAAGTGCTTCAGCGCCCAGCTGGCGAATCTGGTCATGTTCGCCATCTGGTTGGGGCGGCGGCGCGAGGCCTTGTCGCCCGAGCGCACGCGCGAGCTGGTGGAGGCGCTGGCGCGCATCCCGCAGCACATGGCCGACACGCTCAACGGCACCCGACAGCTGGTGGCCAACCTGGCGCGCCGCTACATGGAGGCGCGTGACGTGCTCTTCCTGGGCCGCGGCCTGAGCTTCCCCATCGCGCTCGAGGGCGCGCTCAAGCTCAAGGAAATCAGCTACGTGCACGCCGAGGGCTACGCCGCCGGCGAGATGAAGCACGGCCCCATCGCGTTGATCGACTCGCACGTCCCGGTGCTGGTGCTGGTCCCGCGCGACGACAACTACGAGCGCTCGCTCAGCAACCTGCAAGAGGCCAAGGCGCGCGAGGCCATGGTCATCGCGATTGCGAACGAGGGCGACGCCGACGCGCGCGACGCGGCCGACGACCTGATCGAGATCGCGGCGGTGGACCCGCAGCTGACGCCGTTCATGACGGTGCTGCCGCTGCAGCTCTACGCGTACTACGTGGCCGACTACAAGGGCACGGACGTGGACCAGCCGCGCAACCTGGCGAAGACCGTCACGGTGGAGTGA
- a CDS encoding Rieske 2Fe-2S domain-containing protein, producing MEGGCIRCPFHAWKFSGAGDCVEVPYATRLPKRAPLRSHRVVERNGFVFVHFDPRGREPAYEIPVSPQFGHPEWTTWQHGKLRLRTHSREILENVVDVAHFKPCTRTTPPSS from the coding sequence GTGGAAGGCGGTTGCATCCGCTGCCCGTTCCATGCCTGGAAGTTCAGTGGTGCTGGCGACTGCGTGGAGGTGCCGTACGCCACGCGCCTCCCCAAGCGGGCCCCGCTGCGCAGCCACCGCGTGGTGGAGCGCAACGGCTTCGTGTTCGTGCACTTCGACCCGCGCGGCCGCGAGCCCGCATACGAGATCCCCGTCAGTCCGCAGTTCGGCCACCCGGAGTGGACCACCTGGCAGCACGGCAAGCTGCGACTCCGTACGCACTCGCGCGAGATCCTCGAAAACGTGGTGGACGTGGCGCACTTCAAGCCGTGCACAAGAACGACCCCGCCGAGTTCGTGA
- a CDS encoding tetratricopeptide repeat protein, which yields MPNLNRPAGLLLASFLVLGAAQVHAQDFRHPVPWVPERSVVCVPTPTSSTSSLEDDLTATRAGGFPRTALELAATCAVTRHSIAEAFNEGGLVRHRAGDFAASAASFEQAVIADPSYLEARFNFACALARLGNPRAAIAEIGFLASARRLAQPWLQRVATEPDLESVRGDTTLQEYVSGQTYGVTAHTPFPAPRGLPVPAITGPVFEPLTSVPWDVLRRILSASPSLSGQRGMQPIEPYEIRHPSLDARVPLDSAGYFRPERGQVFLVIPFTIPGREVLEGILVLHWNGSAFEPACHEYCSALGDPRYRSRHYLTDRPNEIQVVRCNFDYRARCSTRLIQTEGRVARFRGSDSLPDVQPPGPARVEPN from the coding sequence ATGCCGAACCTAAATCGTCCCGCGGGTCTCCTGCTGGCCTCCTTCCTCGTCCTTGGTGCGGCCCAGGTGCACGCTCAGGACTTCCGCCACCCCGTGCCGTGGGTGCCGGAGCGCTCGGTCGTCTGCGTTCCCACGCCTACCTCGTCCACGAGCTCGCTCGAGGACGACCTCACGGCGACCCGCGCGGGCGGCTTTCCGCGCACCGCGCTCGAGCTCGCCGCGACGTGTGCGGTCACGAGGCACTCGATCGCCGAGGCGTTCAACGAGGGCGGTCTCGTGCGGCATCGCGCCGGTGACTTCGCCGCCTCCGCTGCGTCGTTCGAGCAAGCCGTGATCGCCGACCCGAGCTACCTCGAGGCGCGCTTCAACTTCGCCTGCGCGCTGGCTCGACTCGGGAACCCGCGCGCCGCCATCGCGGAGATCGGATTCCTCGCGAGCGCGCGGCGTCTCGCTCAGCCGTGGCTGCAACGGGTCGCGACGGAACCCGACCTCGAGTCGGTTCGCGGCGACACAACGCTGCAGGAGTACGTGTCGGGACAGACCTACGGGGTAACCGCCCACACGCCGTTCCCCGCGCCGCGCGGGTTGCCTGTACCCGCCATCACCGGCCCAGTGTTCGAGCCGCTCACCTCGGTCCCCTGGGACGTGCTGCGCAGGATCCTGAGCGCTTCGCCATCCCTGAGCGGGCAACGAGGCATGCAGCCCATCGAGCCCTACGAGATCCGACACCCTTCGCTCGACGCGCGGGTGCCGCTGGACAGCGCCGGCTATTTTCGCCCCGAGCGCGGCCAGGTCTTCTTGGTCATCCCGTTCACCATCCCGGGGCGGGAGGTGCTCGAAGGGATCCTGGTGCTGCATTGGAATGGCTCCGCATTCGAGCCGGCGTGCCACGAGTATTGCTCGGCGCTGGGGGATCCGCGCTACCGCAGCCGTCACTACCTCACCGACCGACCCAACGAGATCCAGGTGGTGCGATGCAATTTCGACTATCGAGCCCGGTGCTCCACACGCCTGATCCAGACGGAAGGACGGGTGGCGCGCTTCCGGGGTTCCGACTCGCTCCCCGATGTCCAGCCGCCTGGGCCGGCGCGCGTCGAGCCCAACTGA
- a CDS encoding endonuclease V yields MFACLDVDYSPARTCAACVLFARWNSSQPTAELSARLDPSDVAGYVPGAFYERELPALLAVLDKLPFPVSALTALVVDGYVWLGREQAGMGHHLFEATRVPVIGVAKNAFANNDVALPLLRGTSQKPLYVTAVGMDPLEARADIADMHGEHRVPTLLRWVDNACRRG; encoded by the coding sequence GTGTTCGCCTGCCTCGACGTCGACTACAGCCCCGCGCGCACCTGCGCCGCGTGCGTCCTGTTCGCGCGCTGGAACAGCAGCCAGCCCACGGCGGAGCTCTCGGCGCGCCTCGACCCGTCGGATGTGGCCGGGTACGTCCCGGGCGCGTTCTACGAGCGGGAGCTCCCGGCGCTCCTCGCGGTGCTCGACAAGCTGCCGTTCCCGGTGAGCGCGCTCACGGCGCTGGTGGTCGACGGCTACGTGTGGCTCGGGCGGGAGCAAGCAGGCATGGGGCATCACCTCTTCGAGGCGACGCGAGTCCCCGTGATCGGTGTGGCCAAGAACGCCTTCGCGAACAACGACGTCGCGCTGCCGTTGCTGCGCGGCACGAGCCAGAAGCCGCTCTATGTGACGGCGGTGGGCATGGACCCGCTCGAAGCGCGGGCAGACATCGCGGACATGCACGGCGAGCACCGCGTGCCGACGCTGCTGCGGTGGGTGGACAACGCGTGCCGGCGGGGCTGA
- a CDS encoding serine/threonine protein kinase has product MSIVSGQLLDQRYRIIGSIARGGMGTVYEAEDLRLGRRVAVKVLLEGLANDASCRERFRREAEAAARTTHPNLVALYDLALDATPAYLVMELLEGVTLEATLAREGRLPWRVAARIGMELSAALACLHGAGIVHRDIKPSNVLIETSGRAKLIDLGVAQLRTGRSYERLTQSGAIVGTPGYMAPEQLAGGTVTDRTDLWALGVLLYYVLSGQRPFAAADLSRLLFLIAHESPTPLHAVAPETPEPLEALVMSLLSKDPAQRPVSAAATQNTLSRCLDNPMPEVAPQGVAAQARWDLSVGAVEFRPTPSASATPPMGSPLASGGGPSLHGATAQAPPPGPAHASPHTQGPRLPVAAVALVGVLAVLALGIAGVALFLVAQRAAGTAPPGLATPAAAPATPASQPMPSRLEIIHSGTDALETNRQLAPTLDPLLRACINLAERPLGVGITYAVYINVDGTPNRLELMYGAASPAEATCIERALMASRWPPRLSTRDPAMVILTPAY; this is encoded by the coding sequence ATGTCGATCGTGAGCGGCCAGCTACTTGATCAGCGCTACCGCATCATCGGGTCGATCGCGCGCGGGGGCATGGGGACCGTATACGAGGCGGAAGACCTGCGGCTCGGACGCCGCGTCGCGGTCAAGGTCCTCCTCGAGGGGCTCGCCAACGACGCGAGCTGTCGGGAGCGGTTTCGTCGGGAAGCGGAGGCGGCGGCCCGAACCACGCACCCGAACCTGGTCGCGCTCTATGATCTCGCGCTCGACGCGACGCCCGCCTACTTGGTGATGGAGCTGCTCGAAGGGGTGACCCTCGAGGCCACCTTGGCCCGAGAGGGGCGGCTGCCTTGGCGCGTGGCGGCGCGCATCGGCATGGAGCTCAGCGCAGCCCTCGCGTGCCTCCACGGGGCGGGGATCGTGCATCGAGACATCAAGCCCTCGAACGTCCTCATCGAGACCAGCGGTCGCGCGAAGCTCATCGACCTCGGTGTCGCGCAGCTGCGCACGGGCAGGAGCTACGAGCGCCTCACGCAGAGCGGCGCGATCGTGGGCACGCCGGGCTACATGGCCCCCGAGCAGCTGGCGGGCGGCACCGTCACCGACCGCACCGACCTCTGGGCGCTCGGTGTGCTGCTCTACTACGTGCTGTCTGGGCAACGCCCGTTTGCGGCAGCCGACCTCTCGCGCCTGCTGTTCCTGATCGCCCACGAGTCGCCGACGCCGCTCCACGCGGTGGCCCCAGAGACCCCCGAGCCGCTCGAAGCGCTCGTGATGAGCCTGCTGTCGAAGGACCCGGCGCAGCGTCCCGTCAGCGCGGCCGCCACTCAGAACACGCTCTCCCGCTGCCTGGACAACCCCATGCCGGAGGTCGCCCCCCAAGGCGTAGCGGCACAAGCGCGTTGGGATCTCTCCGTGGGAGCGGTCGAGTTCCGTCCCACGCCCAGCGCGTCCGCCACGCCACCCATGGGCAGCCCGCTCGCGTCCGGAGGTGGGCCGTCGTTGCACGGAGCCACAGCGCAGGCGCCCCCGCCCGGTCCCGCACACGCGTCGCCCCACACGCAGGGCCCACGCCTCCCGGTCGCGGCGGTGGCTCTCGTGGGGGTGCTCGCTGTCTTGGCCTTGGGCATTGCCGGCGTCGCCCTGTTTCTCGTGGCGCAGCGCGCGGCAGGCACTGCTCCGCCCGGGCTCGCGACGCCCGCCGCAGCGCCAGCCACCCCCGCAAGTCAGCCGATGCCGAGCCGCCTCGAGATCATCCACAGCGGCACGGATGCGCTCGAGACGAATCGCCAGTTGGCACCAACGCTCGACCCCCTGCTTCGTGCGTGCATCAACCTCGCCGAGCGCCCTCTGGGTGTAGGGATCACCTACGCCGTCTACATCAACGTCGATGGCACGCCGAACCGTCTCGAGCTCATGTATGGCGCAGCGTCGCCCGCAGAGGCCACGTGCATCGAACGGGCGCTCATGGCCTCGCGCTGGCCGCCACGCCTCTCGACGCGGGACCCGGCGATGGTCATCCTCACGCCCGCGTACTGA
- a CDS encoding FHA domain-containing protein has protein sequence MRAFVRFRAPDGKTVDVDPGGLIGRLPTAAFCIDDPRISEAHALVSVRRGEVMLLSLRRLFAVRGKPMAEVALEAGMDVELAPGLVVRVQEVHGPRTVLAIEGAALGRRVLPGTASLMAGKPPQLVPRFEPDAALHIWWNGDGWRACAGELAPAQARTVTDGTRVRVAGIDVRFVAVALTGTVTTSGGLMDEPLRMVAWYDSVEIHRHGQAEIVVIAGIGARILSELIVFEGPVEWQVLANEVWSDTGGDPGELRHRWDAALARLRAKLKESGVRPDLIRSTGAGFVQLVRRPEDVFENRG, from the coding sequence ATGCGCGCGTTCGTTCGCTTCCGAGCTCCCGATGGGAAGACCGTGGACGTGGATCCCGGCGGCCTGATCGGGCGGCTCCCCACCGCGGCCTTCTGCATCGATGACCCCAGGATCTCCGAGGCACACGCGCTCGTCAGCGTGCGCCGCGGAGAGGTCATGCTGCTCTCGCTGCGACGGCTCTTCGCGGTGCGCGGCAAGCCGATGGCCGAGGTCGCCCTCGAAGCGGGAATGGACGTGGAGCTGGCGCCCGGCCTCGTGGTTCGCGTGCAGGAGGTCCACGGCCCGCGCACCGTCCTCGCGATCGAGGGTGCGGCGCTCGGCCGGCGGGTCCTGCCGGGGACCGCGAGCCTCATGGCGGGCAAGCCTCCTCAGCTGGTGCCGCGCTTCGAGCCCGACGCCGCGCTGCACATCTGGTGGAACGGCGACGGCTGGCGAGCATGCGCAGGAGAGCTCGCTCCCGCCCAGGCGAGGACGGTCACCGACGGCACTCGCGTGCGGGTGGCGGGCATCGACGTGCGCTTCGTCGCGGTGGCGCTGACGGGCACCGTGACCACCTCGGGCGGCCTGATGGACGAACCGCTGCGCATGGTCGCCTGGTACGACAGCGTGGAGATCCACCGCCATGGGCAGGCGGAGATCGTGGTCATCGCAGGGATCGGCGCGCGCATCCTCAGCGAGCTCATCGTCTTCGAAGGGCCGGTGGAGTGGCAGGTGCTCGCGAACGAGGTGTGGAGCGACACGGGCGGCGATCCCGGGGAGCTCCGCCATCGCTGGGACGCTGCGCTCGCGCGACTCCGGGCCAAGCTCAAGGAGTCGGGAGTGCGTCCGGACTTGATCCGCTCCACCGGGGCCGGCTTCGTTCAGCTCGTTCGCCGCCCCGAGGACGTGTTCGAGAACCGTGGCTGA